One genomic region from Nitrospira sp. encodes:
- a CDS encoding glycosyltransferase family 4 protein, translated as MNIAQLAPLRDSVPSPVGGRTEQTISYLTEALVRQGHDVTLFASGDSITSARLVATCPQSLRLASGISNSDAPLITLMERAFSTSQTFDLIHSHLEFLPFPLARRSPTPVLSTLHTRLDPPELLPVYRKFAEMPLISLSAAQREPLAWANWHRTIYPGLPTDLFSPCYNPGRYLAFLGRMAPDTALDQAITLSLRTGIPLRIGATVDPTQLEYYQQVIEPLLDNPLIELVGELTDSEKHDFLGHACALIAPYGHPESFCYEIVESLACGTPVIAYRNGSMTELLDDGVTGVLCRSFEDLLAAPNLVQLLSRHDCRLAFESRFTVERMAQEYVEVYGHLLGRPVPSELLQPSEATGLACIKQA; from the coding sequence ATGAACATCGCGCAGCTCGCTCCGCTCCGAGACAGTGTGCCTTCACCGGTGGGAGGCCGCACCGAGCAGACCATTTCCTACCTCACTGAAGCCTTAGTCCGTCAGGGACATGATGTGACGCTCTTTGCCAGCGGCGATTCCATCACCTCCGCACGGCTCGTTGCCACCTGCCCTCAATCCCTGCGATTGGCCTCCGGCATTTCGAACTCCGATGCGCCGCTCATCACGCTCATGGAGCGGGCCTTCTCGACATCGCAGACCTTCGATCTGATTCATTCGCATTTGGAATTTCTTCCCTTTCCCCTGGCGCGCCGATCGCCGACTCCTGTCCTCTCCACCCTTCACACCCGGCTCGACCCCCCCGAACTGCTGCCGGTCTACCGAAAGTTTGCCGAGATGCCGCTCATATCGCTGTCGGCTGCGCAACGAGAGCCCCTGGCCTGGGCGAATTGGCACCGGACTATTTACCCCGGCTTACCCACGGATCTTTTTTCTCCCTGTTACAATCCTGGCCGCTACCTGGCATTTCTCGGACGGATGGCGCCGGACACTGCGCTGGATCAGGCCATCACACTGTCCCTCCGCACCGGAATCCCACTCCGCATCGGCGCGACCGTGGACCCCACGCAGTTGGAATATTATCAACAGGTCATTGAACCGCTGTTGGACAATCCGTTGATCGAACTCGTCGGCGAACTGACCGACTCCGAAAAACACGACTTCCTCGGCCATGCCTGCGCCTTGATTGCACCGTACGGGCATCCCGAGTCGTTTTGTTATGAAATCGTGGAATCGTTGGCCTGCGGAACGCCGGTGATCGCCTACCGAAACGGCTCCATGACCGAACTCCTTGACGATGGAGTCACCGGCGTCCTGTGCCGCTCATTCGAGGATCTGCTCGCGGCGCCGAACCTTGTCCAGCTCCTGTCACGGCATGATTGCAGGTTGGCATTTGAATCGCGATTTACGGTGGAGCGCATGGCACAGGAGTACGTCGAGGTCTATGGACACCTACTCGGGCGCCCCGTTCCCTCGGAGTTGCTGCAACCATCGGAGGCCACAGGCCTGGCCTGCATCAAGCAGGCCTGA
- a CDS encoding methyltransferase domain-containing protein — protein MSIGHQLISGLAWPLKQTARRILGETLYQQVRVTFLGEPHGLGLDWRWGHSLRRTHPIRRDFGWQAGQPIDRYYTETHFFPAYRQDIRGQVLEIGDNRYTKEFGGDRVTHSDILHLHAGSPGSTIHGDLTRAPHIPSNSFDCVILTFTLQFIYDVPAALRTIARILKPGGVVLVVVPGISQIARYDMDNWGEYWRFTSLSARLLFEESFRSEDVTVSTYGNVLTATASLQGLISSELRREELDHFDRDYEVMIGIRAVKR, from the coding sequence ATGAGCATCGGTCATCAACTGATTTCAGGGCTCGCCTGGCCACTGAAGCAAACTGCACGTAGGATTTTAGGCGAAACCCTGTACCAACAAGTCCGCGTAACGTTCCTCGGGGAACCTCATGGCCTCGGCTTGGATTGGCGATGGGGACACTCGTTACGCCGCACTCACCCTATCCGTCGTGATTTCGGATGGCAAGCCGGCCAACCGATCGACCGCTACTATACCGAAACCCACTTCTTCCCGGCCTACCGCCAAGACATTCGCGGGCAGGTCTTGGAGATCGGCGACAACCGGTACACCAAGGAATTCGGCGGCGACCGGGTGACGCATTCGGACATTCTCCACCTACATGCCGGCTCACCAGGCTCGACGATCCATGGTGATTTGACGCGGGCTCCTCACATTCCCTCCAACAGTTTCGATTGTGTCATTCTCACCTTTACGCTCCAGTTTATTTACGATGTACCAGCCGCGCTTCGGACCATCGCTCGGATCTTAAAGCCTGGAGGCGTGGTGTTGGTGGTGGTCCCCGGGATCAGCCAGATTGCCCGCTACGACATGGACAACTGGGGCGAATATTGGCGGTTCACGTCCCTCTCTGCCCGTCTTCTGTTTGAAGAATCGTTTCGGTCTGAGGATGTCACCGTCTCGACATACGGCAATGTGCTCACCGCCACCGCGAGTCTCCAGGGTCTGATCAGTTCCGAACTCCGCCGCGAAGAGCTCGACCATTTCGATCGAGACTACGAAGTCATGATCGGCATTCGAGCCGTCAAACGATAG
- a CDS encoding PRC-barrel domain-containing protein: MTIHIGRRLLSASSIEGMPVHNQAGEDLGEIHSLMMDLESGRIAYAVLSFGGFMGLGDKLFALPWEALTLSTGGDFFILNVARERLEQAEGFDKDRWPDMADTAWGERLHTYYGYKPYW, encoded by the coding sequence ATGACTATCCATATAGGCCGACGGTTATTATCCGCATCGAGCATTGAAGGCATGCCGGTGCACAATCAGGCCGGTGAGGATCTCGGTGAGATTCACTCACTCATGATGGATCTTGAGAGCGGGCGTATCGCCTATGCGGTCCTGTCATTCGGAGGATTCATGGGGCTGGGCGACAAACTGTTCGCGCTCCCCTGGGAAGCACTGACGCTCTCGACGGGCGGAGACTTTTTCATCCTGAATGTGGCGAGAGAGCGATTGGAACAAGCGGAAGGTTTCGATAAAGATCGCTGGCCGGATATGGCCGACACCGCCTGGGGTGAACGCCTCCACACGTACTATGGCTATAAGCCCTATTGGTAG